In a genomic window of Deltaproteobacteria bacterium:
- a CDS encoding MFS transporter: GLISDRIGREITITIGAVIGISGIVVLALIQDASHPWMLYYYAITLGAANGLSAPTIAASVTDIFQGPKVGFTIGAIWVGFALGGAIGAWLGGWLFELIGNYLLAFLAAIVSFAVACVAIWLAAPRKVRARPRS, encoded by the coding sequence GGCCTGATCTCCGACCGGATTGGACGGGAAATTACTATAACCATCGGTGCGGTGATTGGCATTTCTGGAATTGTCGTATTGGCTCTCATTCAAGATGCCTCCCATCCCTGGATGCTCTATTACTATGCCATAACCCTTGGCGCGGCCAACGGGCTCAGCGCCCCCACCATTGCCGCTTCGGTCACGGACATTTTCCAGGGGCCCAAGGTGGGATTTACCATCGGAGCAATCTGGGTTGGATTCGCTTTGGGGGGCGCCATAGGTGCCTGGCTGGGAGGATGGCTTTTCGAACTCATCGGGAATTACCTGCTCGCTTTCTTGGCAGCTATTGTTTCGTTCGCCGTGGCCTGTGTGGCCATCTGGCTGGCTGCCCCACGGAAAGTCCGGGCGCGCCCCCGGTCTTAA